A genomic window from Peromyscus maniculatus bairdii isolate BWxNUB_F1_BW_parent chromosome 1, HU_Pman_BW_mat_3.1, whole genome shotgun sequence includes:
- the Ctu1 gene encoding cytoplasmic tRNA 2-thiolation protein 1 encodes MPAPTCSSCHAARAALRRPRSGQALCGSCFCAAFEAEVLHTVLAGRLLPPGAVVAVGASGGKDSTVLAHVLRELTPRLGITLHLVAVDEGIGGYRDAALEAVSSQAARWELPLTIVAYADLFGGWTMDAVARSTAGSGRSRSCCTFCGVLRRRALEEGARLVGATHIVTGHNADDMAETVLMNFLRGDTGRLARGGVLGSGGEGCALPRCRPLQFASQKEVVLYAHFRRLRYFSEECVYAPEAFRGHARDLLKQLEAARPSTVLDLVHSAERLALAPAARPPPPGTCSRCGALASHTLCQACALLDGLNRGLPRLAIGKGRRVLQAQPPLPGNRSQATSDPVAPRGPCTCEQSRDGATLCRDGGGQAGAPCALQSDLSATE; translated from the exons ATGCCCGCCCCAACGTGTTCCTCCTGCCACGCGGCCCGTGCTGCTCTCCGCCGCCCGCGCTCAGGGCAGGCGCTGTGCGGCTCCTGCTTCTGTGCGGCCTTTGAGGCCGAGGTGCTGCACACAGTGCTCGCAGGGCGCCTGCTGCCCCCGGGTGCCGTGGTGGCCGTGGGCGCCTCGGGCGGCAAGGACTCCACGGTCCTGGCACATGTGCTGCGCGAGCTCACGCCGCGCCTGGGCATCACGCTGCACCTGGTGGCGGTGGACGAAGGCATCGGCGGCTACCGTGACGCAGCGCTGGAGGCCGTGAGCAGCCAGGCAGCGCGCTGGGAGCTGCCGCTCACCATTGTGGCCTATGCAGACCTGTTCGGGGGCTGGACGATGGACGCCGTGGCCCGCAGCACGGCCGGCTCTGGCCGCAGCCGTTCCTGCTGCACCTTCTGCGGGGTGCTGCGGAGGAGGGCGCTGGAGGAGGGCGCTCGCCTAGTGGGAGCTACACATATCGTGACAG GCCACAATGCCGACGATATGGCGGAGACAGTGCTCATGAACTTCCTGCGTGGTGATACGGGGCGGCTGGCACGGGGCGGAGTGCTGGGCTCTGGGGGCGAGGGGTGCGCCCTCCCGCGGTGCCGGCCACTGCAGTTCGCTTCGCAGAAGGAGGTGGTGCTGTACGCGCACTTCCGCCGCCTGCGCTACTTCTCCGAGGAGTGCGTGTACGCGCCCGAGGCCTTCCGCGGCCACGCTCGCGACCTGCTCAAGCAGCTGGAGGCGGCGCGGCCATCCACAGTGCTGGACCTCGTGCACTCGGCAGAGCGCCTCGCTCTTGCCCCGGCGGCTCGGCCGCCTCCTCCAGGCACCTGCTCCCGCTGCGGGGCGCTGGCCAGTCACACACTCTGCCAGGCCTGTGCGCTGCTAGATGGCCTCAACCGAGGCCTGCCACGCCTGGCCATTGGCAAGGGCCGCCGCGTGCTGCAAGcccagccaccactgcccgggaaCCGGAGCCAGGCCACCAGTGACCCTGTGGCCCCACGGGGACCCTGCACCTGTGAGCAATCCAGAGATGGAGCCACCCTCTGCCGGGATGGAGGGGGCCAGGCAGGAGCCCCCTGTGCCCTGCAGAGTGACCTGAGCGCCACTGAGTGA